One genomic window of Gracilinema caldarium DSM 7334 includes the following:
- the purM gene encoding phosphoribosylformylglycinamidine cyclo-ligase, which translates to MDYKEAGVDITEGYRAVERYKDLAAGTLTDGIVARSVINEIGSFAGMLSLKELIHAGKGMDDPVLVSGTDGVGTKLDIAFRMKKYDTVGIDCVAMCVNDVLCHGARPLFFLDYLACGKLDAEIAAALVKGVAIGCRETGSVLLGGETAEMPGFYDEGKYDIAGFSVGIVDRKNIVKGEKIQIDDVLLGLASSGPHSNGYSLIRKAIPDLDEDFGGMPIGYALLEPTRLYVKPILALMEKIEIRGMAHITGGGFYENIPRMFAEPRTAIIRNGSWPIPPIFARIAYGAATGGKGPLRGGAAQEAGAQLLQKDEALRHSMFNTFNMGIGFVIAVRGEDAQTAIEFLDSQGYPAFVIGRVGPYPLGSQTMGSNPMGAKGSGTEPDAGPKSGKNPGLGEVQFE; encoded by the coding sequence ATGGATTATAAGGAAGCAGGAGTTGATATTACCGAAGGCTACCGGGCGGTAGAACGCTATAAGGACCTGGCCGCCGGAACATTAACCGATGGCATCGTCGCCCGTTCGGTCATCAATGAAATAGGCAGTTTTGCGGGCATGCTGTCCCTCAAGGAGCTCATTCACGCCGGCAAGGGCATGGATGACCCGGTCCTCGTGTCTGGCACCGACGGGGTAGGCACCAAGCTGGATATCGCCTTCCGTATGAAAAAGTACGACACTGTCGGCATAGACTGCGTCGCCATGTGCGTCAACGACGTACTCTGCCATGGTGCCCGGCCCCTCTTTTTCCTGGACTACCTGGCCTGCGGTAAATTGGATGCAGAAATAGCAGCCGCCCTTGTAAAAGGGGTCGCCATAGGCTGCCGGGAAACCGGCTCGGTGCTCCTCGGGGGCGAAACGGCAGAAATGCCCGGTTTCTATGATGAAGGTAAATATGATATTGCCGGTTTCTCCGTCGGCATCGTAGACCGGAAAAACATCGTGAAGGGAGAGAAGATTCAGATTGATGATGTGCTCCTGGGTCTTGCATCCTCAGGTCCCCATTCCAACGGCTACAGTCTCATCCGAAAAGCTATCCCCGACCTGGATGAGGACTTCGGCGGCATGCCCATCGGTTATGCCCTGCTCGAACCTACCAGGCTCTATGTAAAGCCCATCCTTGCCCTCATGGAAAAGATAGAAATTCGCGGTATGGCCCATATCACCGGCGGCGGATTTTATGAAAATATCCCCCGGATGTTTGCCGAGCCCCGAACCGCGATTATCCGAAACGGCTCCTGGCCGATTCCGCCCATCTTTGCCCGGATTGCCTATGGTGCTGCAACCGGCGGCAAGGGCCCCCTTCGCGGTGGGGCGGCCCAGGAAGCCGGTGCCCAGCTACTCCAGAAGGACGAAGCCCTGCGGCACAGCATGTTCAACACCTTTAATATGGGCATCGGCTTCGTCATTGCGGTCCGGGGCGAGGATGCCCAGACTGCCATCGAATTCCTGGACAGCCAGGGCTACCCAGCCTTTGTGATCGGACGGGTCGGCCCCTATCCTTTAGGGTCGCAGACTATGGGGTCCAACCCTATGGGGGCAAAAGGATCCGGCACAGAACCGGATGCAGGACCCAAAAGCGGGAAAAATCCTGGTCTCGGTGAGGTGCAGTTTGAATAA
- the purF gene encoding amidophosphoribosyltransferase — protein MRDEQLSEQFYTEDKLHEECGVFGVYSSKTDRNVAPLVYYGLFSLQHRGQESAGIAVAHDGSIECRKGMGLVGEVFDPATLSQLSGPLAIGHVRYSTAGSSTIENAQPFVSRFKLGSIAVAHNGNLTNATVVRELLEDAGVGFVSSSDSEVIINLIAKNYKKGLEKALTDTIQFIKGSYALVVMTESCLVGARDPHGIRPLCLGKIDEGWVLASESCAIDAVGGEFVRDIDPGEIVVIDQNGVLSFRFGERTRKAVCAFEYIYFARPDSTIDSVDVYQARIRAGEILGREAVVPADIVIGVPDSGVPAAIGYGRATGTPFGFGIVKSKYVGRTFIAPSQDERERAVSVKLNVLKSEVAGKRVVIIDDSIVRGTTSRRLVMLLRQAGAKEVHFRVCSPPVRFPCYFGIDTPHRKDLIGNANSVEEICKAIGADSLAFISTGGLLEALNGENGYCLGCFTGEYPAPTPGEA, from the coding sequence ATGCGGGACGAACAGCTCTCTGAACAGTTCTATACGGAGGATAAACTCCACGAAGAATGCGGCGTTTTCGGGGTGTACTCGAGCAAGACCGACCGGAATGTGGCGCCCCTGGTGTACTATGGCCTTTTTTCACTTCAGCACCGGGGCCAGGAAAGCGCCGGTATTGCTGTAGCCCACGATGGTTCGATCGAATGCCGGAAAGGAATGGGCCTCGTGGGTGAAGTCTTTGACCCCGCAACCCTTTCCCAGCTTTCGGGCCCCCTTGCCATCGGCCATGTTCGCTATTCTACCGCCGGATCCAGTACCATCGAAAATGCCCAGCCCTTTGTCAGCCGCTTTAAACTGGGATCTATCGCAGTGGCTCACAACGGCAACCTGACCAATGCCACCGTCGTCCGGGAACTCCTGGAAGACGCGGGAGTAGGCTTTGTATCCTCCAGCGACAGCGAAGTTATCATCAATCTTATCGCAAAAAATTATAAAAAGGGACTCGAAAAGGCCCTCACCGATACGATCCAGTTCATCAAAGGGAGCTATGCCCTCGTCGTGATGACCGAATCCTGCCTGGTGGGAGCCCGGGACCCCCATGGTATCCGGCCCCTCTGTCTCGGAAAGATTGATGAAGGCTGGGTACTGGCAAGCGAATCCTGTGCCATCGATGCGGTAGGCGGCGAATTCGTGCGGGATATTGACCCGGGGGAAATTGTTGTGATCGACCAGAACGGAGTCCTTTCGTTCCGGTTTGGCGAACGGACCCGAAAAGCGGTCTGTGCCTTTGAGTACATCTATTTTGCCCGGCCGGACAGCACCATCGACTCGGTGGATGTTTATCAGGCCCGCATCCGGGCAGGGGAAATCCTTGGCCGGGAAGCGGTGGTCCCTGCGGATATCGTCATTGGGGTCCCTGATTCAGGGGTTCCCGCCGCAATCGGCTATGGCCGGGCCACGGGCACACCCTTCGGCTTCGGCATCGTGAAAAGCAAATATGTAGGCAGAACCTTTATCGCCCCAAGCCAGGATGAACGGGAACGGGCCGTATCGGTGAAACTGAATGTCCTCAAAAGTGAAGTGGCCGGGAAACGGGTCGTGATTATCGATGATTCCATCGTCCGGGGGACCACGAGCCGGCGCCTGGTTATGCTCCTGCGGCAGGCAGGAGCCAAGGAAGTCCATTTCCGGGTCTGTTCACCGCCGGTCCGATTTCCCTGCTATTTTGGCATCGACACCCCCCACCGGAAGGACCTTATCGGCAACGCCAACAGTGTAGAAGAAATCTGCAAAGCCATCGGCGCGGACAGCCTGGCTTTTATTTCTACTGGAGGGCTCTTAGAAGCCCTGAACGGAGAAAACGGTTACTGCCTTGGCTGTTTCACCGGCGAATACCCCGCTCCCACACCGGGGGAAGCATAA
- a CDS encoding methyl-accepting chemotaxis protein → MKFSFNNRTLFQKLLCIPVLIVVVFSIITGFFFFNQRQIQLTMKYFNNSLNYYEKSLEFTTLLTSSFERMLLAAQYYTSGIHSEQKTIQEIDAIKKSLKDLQNTFVIFKDILSDELYQKTQHAITVYLEFSQYYLDSILIEASVVAGYLPSLHESFVVLEDIITESNDRIEEDFNKTKVDLTNLLTTFATFLIFIMLLSAVIFFSLSFSISNAIVKRMIQILTFMKDLSAGNLTSDIQDPYKDEIGNIIRLCHDVRSYLTTMVKNIEQVIISNRNVVEQLSHQSSEFTSAIEEMRSQTDIMNKNTGLLHEEIDSASKATEEIKKEIDDIVKTIKQQFSLNQQVTDFISLFIDDIYAISQLTNEKIHITRELIAKTTTAEEVVNDYHILMDEMKKSTEAISEMISIINNVAEQTNLLALNAAIEAAHAGEAGKGFAVVADEIKKLSELTKERVDTAGMSLRDLIEKIHRGSDYSTDTQHIIGEILNGIKTVAASVEEIGTVMNTTNEKNIQIKEMVTQLKEITSNINNASKTIDARTNLINISIEKVRNLSLEHKSGIGEITIGIQQIFELTPTLTALSKTNQDNNLILEKEIKEFTIQ, encoded by the coding sequence ATGAAATTTTCATTCAACAATAGGACCTTATTTCAAAAGCTCCTATGTATTCCAGTTTTAATAGTTGTTGTATTTTCAATAATTACAGGTTTTTTCTTTTTCAATCAACGTCAGATTCAATTAACAATGAAATATTTTAATAATTCATTAAACTACTACGAGAAAAGTCTTGAATTTACCACATTGCTTACCAGTAGTTTTGAGCGCATGCTGTTAGCAGCTCAGTATTACACCTCGGGAATACATTCAGAACAAAAAACAATTCAGGAAATAGATGCTATTAAAAAGAGTCTTAAAGATTTACAAAATACTTTTGTAATTTTTAAAGATATTTTAAGTGATGAGCTGTATCAAAAAACTCAACATGCTATTACAGTATATCTTGAGTTTTCACAATACTACCTGGATTCTATTCTTATTGAAGCATCAGTTGTTGCAGGTTACCTACCATCACTCCATGAAAGTTTTGTTGTCTTAGAAGATATTATCACTGAAAGCAATGATCGAATCGAAGAAGATTTTAATAAAACTAAGGTTGATTTAACAAATTTGCTTACAACCTTTGCAACATTTCTCATTTTTATAATGTTACTTAGTGCTGTAATCTTTTTTAGTCTTTCTTTTTCTATTTCTAACGCAATAGTAAAACGGATGATACAAATTCTCACTTTTATGAAGGATCTGTCAGCGGGAAACCTTACTAGTGATATTCAAGACCCCTACAAAGACGAAATTGGGAATATTATAAGACTTTGTCATGACGTACGTTCGTACTTGACTACAATGGTTAAAAATATAGAACAGGTTATTATAAGTAATAGAAATGTTGTTGAACAATTATCACATCAATCTTCTGAATTTACCTCTGCTATTGAAGAAATGAGAAGCCAGACAGATATTATGAACAAGAACACAGGGCTTCTCCATGAAGAAATAGATTCTGCAAGCAAAGCAACAGAAGAAATAAAAAAAGAAATTGATGATATTGTTAAAACTATTAAGCAACAATTCAGCCTTAATCAGCAAGTGACCGATTTTATTTCACTTTTTATTGATGATATATATGCCATTTCACAACTTACAAATGAAAAAATACATATCACTCGTGAACTCATTGCTAAAACAACAACGGCTGAAGAAGTGGTAAACGACTACCATATATTAATGGATGAAATGAAAAAATCGACCGAAGCCATATCAGAGATGATTAGCATTATTAATAATGTAGCAGAACAGACGAATCTGTTAGCACTTAACGCTGCAATCGAAGCAGCCCATGCAGGAGAAGCAGGAAAAGGATTTGCAGTTGTAGCCGATGAAATAAAAAAACTTTCCGAACTTACCAAAGAACGGGTAGATACTGCAGGGATGTCTTTACGGGATTTAATTGAAAAAATTCACCGTGGGTCTGATTATAGCACTGATACCCAACATATCATTGGGGAAATCTTAAATGGAATAAAGACAGTTGCAGCGAGTGTGGAAGAAATAGGAACTGTTATGAATACAACAAATGAAAAGAATATACAAATAAAAGAAATGGTTACTCAACTCAAAGAAATTACAAGTAATATAAACAATGCAAGTAAAACTATTGATGCTCGTACAAACCTCATTAATATTTCAATAGAGAAGGTACGGAACCTTTCGTTGGAGCATAAAAGCGGTATTGGAGAAATTACAATTGGCATACAACAAATATTTGAGCTTACTCCTACTCTCACCGCTTTGAGTAAAACTAATCAAGATAACAATTTGATTCTTGAAAAAGAAATAAAGGAATTCACAATACAGTGA
- the budA gene encoding acetolactate decarboxylase, with protein sequence MRRNIVCILIVLLVGGILFAQNKGDVIYQISTLGALQEGVYDGVETIENLLKYGDTGIGTFDGLDGEMILLNGVCYQVKADGKVYRVAKTVTTPFTAVSFFDTDQRLQVNERIPNLSSLYDKIMSMLPTKNIPYLIKITGPVSYVKTRSVPKQQKPYPRLVEVTKNQPTFEANNIEGTLIGVWLPDYMAGVNMAGFHLHFLSKDLSFGGHLLEIDMSKATIEIDYTYGLQLTLPSKSDFFTTVLKQDKEELKKIEQ encoded by the coding sequence ATGAGACGAAATATCGTTTGTATTTTGATTGTTTTGTTGGTTGGAGGAATCCTTTTTGCTCAAAACAAAGGGGATGTGATTTACCAGATTTCTACTTTAGGAGCACTTCAAGAAGGCGTTTACGATGGGGTTGAAACGATTGAGAACCTTTTAAAATATGGGGATACTGGAATAGGGACTTTTGATGGCCTTGATGGAGAGATGATTCTGTTAAATGGGGTATGTTATCAGGTAAAGGCTGATGGAAAGGTGTATCGAGTAGCAAAGACGGTAACAACCCCTTTTACAGCGGTCAGTTTTTTTGATACAGATCAAAGGCTTCAAGTTAATGAACGAATTCCTAATCTTTCATCATTATACGATAAGATAATGTCAATGCTCCCAACAAAAAATATTCCATATCTTATTAAAATAACTGGCCCTGTATCGTATGTCAAAACCCGTAGTGTTCCAAAACAACAAAAACCTTATCCACGGTTGGTAGAGGTAACGAAAAATCAACCAACCTTTGAAGCAAATAATATCGAAGGTACTCTCATAGGAGTATGGTTACCCGATTATATGGCGGGTGTGAATATGGCTGGGTTTCATTTACACTTCCTTTCAAAGGATCTTTCATTCGGAGGTCACCTTCTTGAAATTGATATGTCGAAGGCCACTATAGAAATCGATTATACCTATGGGTTGCAGCTTACGCTTCCTTCTAAAAGCGATTTCTTTACAACAGTTTTAAAACAGGACAAAGAAGAATTAAAGAAGATAGAACAGTAA
- a CDS encoding glycoside hydrolase family 88 protein: MAAFFLLRIGKLIDRKDWIEDALHQYYWHEELLQDQKTNLFYHGWDNLNKDHMSGIFWARGNAWAALTMAEALKLIDYTYPMFMQLDGALRDQLSALVRLQTDNGLWHTVLTDPTSYEEISASAGIGSALLRYGHPLHKSLAEKALQGVLAHIDEDGSVQDVSAGTAVMASAEDYKRVPKKRVQGWGQGLALVFLSYALMNISEEREL, from the coding sequence ATGGCTGCATTCTTTTTGTTACGTATTGGCAAACTGATTGATAGAAAAGACTGGATTGAAGATGCCCTTCATCAATATTATTGGCATGAAGAATTATTGCAGGATCAAAAAACCAATTTATTTTACCACGGGTGGGATAATCTTAATAAAGATCATATGTCTGGAATATTCTGGGCACGGGGAAATGCCTGGGCTGCATTAACTATGGCAGAGGCCCTTAAGCTCATTGATTATACTTATCCAATGTTTATGCAACTCGATGGAGCCCTGCGTGATCAGTTAAGTGCCCTGGTTCGTTTACAAACAGACAATGGACTCTGGCATACAGTACTTACGGATCCAACGTCCTATGAAGAAATCTCTGCCTCTGCGGGTATTGGCTCGGCACTTCTGCGTTATGGACACCCCCTTCATAAATCACTTGCGGAAAAGGCGTTACAAGGTGTTCTTGCGCATATTGACGAAGATGGGTCTGTACAAGATGTATCAGCAGGAACAGCTGTAATGGCTTCGGCAGAAGATTATAAACGGGTACCTAAAAAAAGAGTCCAGGGGTGGGGGCAAGGACTCGCCCTTGTATTCTTATCATACGCACTCATGAATATAAGTGAAGAACGTGAATTGTAG
- a CDS encoding cache domain-containing protein — translation MKRIIMSILISISMVILLDNVIAQTKSKIDPEKEKKVINLVNSGITFIQKNGIDKAVKAFQDTKGGFIDGEFYIFLYDLEGNALVVGSNTSLIGKNLMNISSTDRNGNKVYQVKELINIAKTKGEGWFEWAWQNPETKKFGPKRGYAKRIDVEGKSYMIGSGYYVGDED, via the coding sequence ATGAAGCGTATCATTATGAGTATCCTTATTAGTATAAGCATGGTAATATTGTTAGACAATGTTATTGCTCAGACAAAAAGCAAAATTGATCCTGAGAAAGAAAAAAAAGTAATTAACCTCGTTAACAGTGGTATTACCTTTATTCAAAAAAATGGTATTGATAAGGCAGTAAAGGCTTTTCAAGATACTAAGGGAGGGTTTATTGATGGAGAATTTTATATTTTCCTTTATGACCTTGAGGGAAATGCTCTTGTGGTGGGAAGCAATACAAGTCTTATCGGTAAAAATCTCATGAACATATCCAGTACCGATCGAAATGGTAATAAGGTATACCAGGTGAAGGAATTAATTAATATTGCCAAAACAAAAGGGGAAGGATGGTTCGAATGGGCATGGCAGAACCCAGAAACAAAAAAATTTGGACCGAAACGGGGTTACGCAAAACGAATCGATGTTGAGGGCAAATCATATATGATAGGTTCAGGTTATTATGTAGGTGATGAAGATTAG
- a CDS encoding [Fe-Fe] hydrogenase large subunit C-terminal domain-containing protein encodes MALQQRPVIKVLEEKCVNCHRCISVCPAKMCNDGSGSYVKINSDLCLGCGACISACTHGARIGIDDWDTFQEALLRGEKIVAIMAPAAASGFEGRYQQLAGFLQSLGVEAIFDVSFGAELTVYSYLQYKKTQDPECIIAQPCPAIVSYIETYRPELIPLLAPADSPMVHTFKMIREFYPAYRNYKLAAISPCYAKRREFDAVGLGDYNITFRSLQAYIESHGIDLSRYPAVEFKGPPAERAVLFSSPGGLMRTVARHVPDIASKTRKIEGPEVYHYFAHLGESIQSGEAPIFELVDCLSCEMGCNGGPGTLNQGKNLDKIEKKIEDRSRGAIQRYRSSRKLLKTIKQFWKPDLYVRKYVDRSSMFKKMIREPDSNFINEINRKTYKESERDILDCSSCGYKSCEQMAVAIFNGLNKPENCRHYMEREIHRLHNSYKENLVQMLEDFSNRSIQTLSKSEEPIDKLNEVSGALKDFMDESSRTIIEMVEDINKIHEIVSTTIHTSQVLLTSSEENRSNISNISDLMENIAHRSVTILDASSIIEEIANQTNLLAINAAIEAAHAGSLGKGFTVVATEIKKLAEHVAVQATSISRYLKEIKQLIDMTRAQSEKTHESFIAVFSQIQNLVQHQQQVQAIVFEQHAGGKQILERLEKINHYTETIATVASHVDELSSKLIEEIRQLPKARTEQELTLVHK; translated from the coding sequence ATGGCTTTACAACAACGACCAGTGATAAAAGTGCTTGAAGAAAAATGTGTTAATTGCCATCGTTGTATCAGTGTCTGCCCAGCAAAGATGTGTAACGATGGGTCGGGATCTTATGTAAAAATTAACAGTGATCTTTGTCTTGGATGTGGTGCTTGTATCAGTGCCTGCACCCATGGAGCAAGGATCGGAATTGATGATTGGGATACTTTTCAGGAGGCCCTTTTGCGGGGGGAAAAGATAGTAGCTATCATGGCCCCCGCAGCGGCCAGTGGTTTTGAAGGCCGGTACCAACAACTAGCTGGTTTTTTACAATCCCTTGGGGTAGAAGCGATTTTTGATGTAAGTTTTGGGGCGGAACTGACTGTCTATTCCTATCTTCAGTATAAGAAAACCCAAGATCCGGAATGTATCATTGCTCAGCCCTGTCCTGCTATTGTTTCTTACATAGAAACCTATCGGCCTGAGCTTATACCCCTCTTAGCGCCTGCTGATAGTCCCATGGTGCATACTTTTAAAATGATTCGAGAATTTTATCCTGCCTATCGGAACTATAAACTTGCGGCTATTTCTCCCTGTTATGCAAAACGACGAGAATTTGATGCCGTAGGCCTTGGGGACTACAATATAACATTTCGTTCTCTTCAGGCGTACATTGAATCCCATGGTATAGATCTTTCCAGGTATCCTGCGGTTGAATTCAAGGGGCCGCCAGCAGAGCGGGCTGTCCTTTTTTCCTCGCCCGGTGGACTCATGAGGACCGTAGCTCGCCATGTACCTGATATCGCCTCAAAAACAAGAAAAATTGAAGGCCCCGAAGTGTACCATTACTTTGCGCATCTTGGAGAATCGATTCAGTCTGGTGAAGCCCCCATTTTTGAGTTAGTAGATTGCTTAAGCTGTGAAATGGGATGTAACGGTGGCCCTGGTACCCTTAATCAGGGTAAGAATCTCGATAAGATTGAAAAGAAAATCGAAGACCGATCTCGAGGTGCAATACAGAGATATAGATCTTCTCGAAAACTATTAAAAACTATCAAACAGTTCTGGAAACCGGATTTGTATGTTCGTAAGTATGTTGATAGGTCTTCCATGTTTAAAAAGATGATCCGGGAGCCTGATAGTAATTTTATTAATGAGATTAACCGTAAGACTTATAAAGAATCGGAACGAGATATTTTAGATTGTAGTTCCTGTGGATATAAAAGCTGTGAACAGATGGCTGTAGCTATTTTTAATGGCCTTAACAAACCAGAAAATTGCCGTCACTACATGGAACGGGAAATACACCGTCTTCATAACTCGTACAAGGAAAATCTGGTACAGATGCTGGAGGATTTTTCTAATCGTAGCATTCAGACTCTTTCTAAGAGCGAAGAGCCTATCGATAAACTGAATGAAGTTAGTGGTGCCCTGAAAGACTTTATGGACGAATCTTCACGAACTATTATAGAGATGGTGGAAGACATCAACAAAATTCATGAAATTGTTTCAACTACAATTCATACCTCTCAGGTTTTACTCACCTCATCCGAAGAAAACAGGAGTAATATTTCAAATATATCGGATTTAATGGAAAACATTGCTCATCGATCAGTCACTATTCTCGATGCCAGTTCCATAATAGAAGAAATTGCCAATCAAACAAACCTTTTAGCTATTAATGCTGCCATTGAGGCTGCTCATGCAGGGTCTCTTGGTAAAGGTTTTACCGTGGTGGCTACGGAGATAAAAAAACTAGCCGAACATGTTGCAGTGCAGGCTACTTCGATTTCGCGGTATCTAAAAGAGATCAAACAACTTATCGATATGACCCGTGCTCAATCTGAAAAGACCCATGAAAGCTTTATTGCAGTGTTTTCACAAATTCAAAACCTTGTCCAACATCAACAGCAGGTGCAAGCTATTGTCTTTGAGCAACATGCAGGAGGAAAACAGATTCTCGAACGGCTTGAAAAAATTAATCACTATACTGAAACCATAGCCACTGTTGCTTCCCATGTGGATGAGCTGAGCTCTAAACTCATTGAAGAAATTCGCCAATTACCAAAAGCCAGAACTGAGCAAGAATTAACTCTGGTTCATAAATAG
- the purC gene encoding phosphoribosylaminoimidazolesuccinocarboxamide synthase — MYAKGPQLYEGKAKKVFATTDPDLVIIHYKDDATAFNGEKKGQIEDKGVMNNRITSILFSHLAQAGIPTHFIEQLNDRDMVCKKVTIIPLEVIIRNVAAGSMSKRLGVAEGTELKTTVFEISYKNDALGDPLINDYHAVAIGLASFAELEEIYHLAGRINESLKVFFLERGIRLIDFKLEFGRTSQGELVLADEISPDTCRFWDAATNEKLDKDRFRRDLGNVKEAYIEILSRISR; from the coding sequence ATGTATGCTAAAGGTCCACAGCTCTACGAAGGCAAGGCTAAAAAGGTCTTTGCCACCACCGATCCAGATCTGGTTATTATCCACTATAAAGACGACGCCACAGCCTTTAACGGCGAAAAAAAAGGCCAGATAGAGGACAAGGGGGTCATGAACAACCGCATTACCTCTATTCTCTTTTCCCACCTCGCCCAAGCAGGGATCCCTACCCATTTTATCGAACAGCTGAACGACCGCGATATGGTCTGCAAAAAGGTTACCATTATCCCCCTGGAAGTAATTATCCGAAACGTCGCCGCCGGTTCCATGTCAAAGCGCCTTGGTGTTGCCGAAGGAACCGAATTAAAAACAACGGTATTCGAAATCTCCTATAAAAATGATGCTTTGGGAGATCCCCTCATCAACGATTACCATGCGGTGGCTATAGGACTGGCAAGCTTTGCTGAATTGGAAGAAATATATCACCTTGCCGGCAGAATAAACGAAAGCCTCAAGGTCTTTTTCCTTGAACGGGGTATCAGGCTCATCGATTTTAAGCTTGAATTCGGCCGGACGAGCCAGGGTGAGCTGGTATTGGCCGACGAGATATCCCCCGACACCTGCCGTTTCTGGGATGCTGCAACGAATGAAAAACTGGACAAGGACCGGTTCCGCCGGGATCTGGGAAATGTGAAAGAAGCATACATCGAAATTCTGTCGCGGATCAGCCGCTAG
- the purN gene encoding phosphoribosylglycinamide formyltransferase produces MNKNAVTGAAATEKKVSVAVLVSGNGTNLQALLDAERAGRLAQASIKLVISDRPGAYALERAKQAGKPAMLIEPNRSIPRDERRLDLSNRILAAVQNTGVELIVLAGFLSILQGPILEYYRGRIINIHPSLLPKFGGPGMYGERVHQAVLEAGEMVSGCTVHIVDQGTDTGPILLQRTVPILPQDTPDSLANRIHSEEHIAIVDGVIELVTRLGYTT; encoded by the coding sequence TTGAATAAGAATGCTGTCACCGGAGCGGCCGCGACAGAAAAAAAGGTTTCTGTTGCGGTGCTTGTCTCAGGCAATGGAACGAACCTGCAGGCCCTCCTCGATGCAGAACGGGCCGGCCGCCTAGCCCAGGCTTCCATCAAACTGGTGATATCCGATCGGCCAGGGGCTTACGCCCTTGAACGGGCAAAGCAGGCCGGAAAGCCGGCGATGCTTATCGAGCCAAACCGAAGCATCCCCCGGGACGAGCGGAGGCTCGACCTTTCAAACCGGATACTGGCGGCAGTGCAGAATACGGGCGTGGAGCTTATCGTCCTTGCGGGTTTTCTGTCCATACTGCAGGGGCCCATTCTGGAATATTACCGGGGAAGGATCATCAATATACACCCTTCCCTCCTCCCCAAATTCGGCGGCCCCGGCATGTACGGCGAACGGGTACATCAGGCAGTACTCGAGGCGGGGGAAATGGTTTCCGGTTGCACGGTTCATATCGTCGACCAGGGAACCGATACGGGGCCCATACTGCTGCAGCGGACCGTTCCGATCCTCCCTCAGGATACGCCGGACAGCCTGGCGAATCGGATTCATAGCGAAGAACATATTGCCATCGTCGATGGTGTTATAGAACTTGTAACCCGTCTGGGTTATACCACCTAA